A single genomic interval of Tursiops truncatus isolate mTurTru1 chromosome 1, mTurTru1.mat.Y, whole genome shotgun sequence harbors:
- the LOC109547504 gene encoding LOW QUALITY PROTEIN: keratin-associated protein 3-3-like (The sequence of the model RefSeq protein was modified relative to this genomic sequence to represent the inferred CDS: substituted 1 base at 1 genomic stop codon), producing the protein MISPKANQSPNAMACCASRYCRSVHTGPATTTCSSEKCCRRGVCLPSICPHTVXLPEPTCYDSCPPPCRIPRPCVPACFVLNSSQPTLGLETLSLTTFTRPCCELCIPSCR; encoded by the coding sequence ATGATTTCTCCAAAAGCAAACCAGAGTCCCAATGCCATGGCTTGCTGTGCCTCCCGTTACTGCCGCAGTGTCCACACCGGCCCTGCCACCACCACCTGCTCATCTGAAAAATGCTGCCGACGTGGAGTCTGCCTGCCCAGCATCTGCCCACACACGGTTTAGTTACCGGAGCCAACCTGCTATGACAGCTGTCCCCCACCGTGCCGCATTCCTCGGCCCTGTGTGCCCGCCTGCTTCGTGCTCAACTCATCCCAGCCTACCCTAGGCCTGGAGACCCTCAGCCTCACAACCTTCACTCGGCCCTGCTGTGAGCTCTGCATCCCAAGCTGCCGCTGA